In a single window of the Zea mays cultivar B73 chromosome 5, Zm-B73-REFERENCE-NAM-5.0, whole genome shotgun sequence genome:
- the LOC100277484 gene encoding uncharacterized protein LOC100277484 encodes MTCVRAEDAVSPAAADDVAAALVSRGGLIQKVAAGGGRRPAGSARSLQRSAHLATGDGNAPAPAVEASCSWSGDGIGKSNGGGKRDDRHRMRQYRSQLEQEVKKLQRQLEEEVDLHVALADAVTQNVAPILKSSMKLPHKAQELLINIASLEITVSNLEKKLNDLYYQLCHERNERLLAENNQGCLPSTSSDEHQSLSTCTCTWEEHISSLRDLKFGGSESMRSMRQDLFPELEDDQDMGEDPEGQQIVSLNRLLEKHRDSSLNRLLEKHRDEEMQESGSMENEGNENEQPDTLSFEQSILKITSIKGGNLWSNPNELSEEMVRCMRNIFLRLSESLKISPKTSSDCSSSSVERLSGSTLASFSDSSIMPSMLRSPSVDSNHNDETMKEVRNFDPYKVNGKETRRDIGNYRSAAEVSWMSVGKDQLEYASEALKKFRFLVEQLSKVNPSCMDRDQRLAFWINLYNALIMHAYLAYGVPRNDIKLFSLMQKACYTVGGQSFSAAEIEFVILKMKTPVHRPQLSLMLTLNKFKITEDHKKYSIDEFEPLLLFGLSCGMFSSPAVRIFSAANVRQELQESLRDYIQATVGTNGKGKLLIPKLVQSYAKGAVEDSLLADWICHHLAPDQATVIRDSSSQWKQRLLGARSFTVLAFDSKFRYLFLPDSCGSQSQKPEAKQSYKLPEPCSESE; translated from the exons ATGACGTGTGTGCGCGCCGAGGACGCCGtctcgcccgccgccgccgacgacgtGGCGGCTGCCCTGGT TTCCAGGGGCGGCTTGATCCAGAAGGTGGCTGCCGGCGGCGGGCGGAGACCGGCAGGCTCGGCGCGCTCGCTGCAGCGCTCAGCACATCTGGCCACCGGGGACGGCAACGCTCCGGCGCCGGCGGTGGAGGCCAGTTGCTCCTGGTCCGGG GATGGGATAGGTAAGAGCAACGGTGGTGGGAAGAGAGATGATAGACACAGGATGCGGCAGTACAGGTCGCAGCTCGAACAGGAG GTCAAGAAATTGCAGAGGCAGCTTGAAGAAGAGGTTGATCTGCACGTGGCGTTGGCGGATGCTGTTACACAAAATGTTGCGCCTATACTGAAGTCTTCTATGAAGCTTCCACACAAG GCACAGGAGCTACTGATTAACATCGCCTCCTTGGAGATTACCGTTTCAAACCTTGAAAAGAAGCTAAATGATCTGTACTACCAGCTTTGTCACGAAAGGAACGAAAGGTTACTTGCTGAAAATAATCAGGGATGCTTGCCATCTACATCCTCCGATGAGCACCAGTCATTGTCAACTTGCACGTGTACGTGGGAAGAG CACATATCATCGTTGAGAGATTTGAAGTTTGGGGGATCTGAATCAATGAGATCAATGAGACAGGACTTATTCCCCGAGCTTGAAGATGACCAGGATATGGGAGAAGATCCTGAGGGTCAACAGATAGTTTCTTTAAACAGGCTGCTAGAAAAGCACCGAGATTCTTCTTTGAATAGACTTCTTGAAAAGCATCGAGATGAAGAG ATGCAAGAATCTGGCTCCATGGAAAATGAAGGCAATGAAAATGAGCAGCCTGACACGTTATCCTTTGAACAGTCTATTCTAAAGATAACTAGCATAAAAGGAGGGAATCTTTGGAGCAACCCAAATGAGCTCTCTGAGGAGATGGTTCGCTGCATGAGAAACATTTTCCTACGCTTGTCTGAATCCTTGAAGATATCGCCGAAGACATCTTCTGATTGTTCATCTTCCTCCGTGGAGCGTCTATCAGGCTCCACGTTAGCATCTTTCTCAGATTCATCCATAATGCCCTCAATGCTACGGAGTCCTTCAGTTGATTCTAATCACAATGACGAGACGATGAAGGAAGTCAGGAACTTTGATCCGTATAAAGTTAATGGAAAGGAAACCCGAAGAGATATCGGAAACTATCGTTCAGCAGCTGAAGTATCTTGGATGTCTGTTGGAAAGGATCAACTAGAATATGCATCTGAAGCTTTAAAGAAGTTCAG ATTTCtagtggaacaattgtcaaagGTTAATCCTAGCTGTATGGATCGCGATCAGCGGCTAGCCTTTTGGATTAACTTATACAATGCTTTGATAATGCAT GCGTATTTGGCATACGGAGTACCTCGAAATGACATCAAGCTTTTTTCTCTGATGCAAAAG GCTTGTTACACAGTTGGCGGCCAGTCCTTCAGCGCAGCAGAAATAGAGTTTGTGATTCTAAAGATGAAGACTCCAGTTCATCGGCCCCAACTT TCTTTGATGTTGACTCTGAATAAGTTCAAGATTACTGAGGATCACAAGAAGTACTCAATCGATGAATTCGAACCCCTTCTTTTGTTCGGACTTAGCTGTGGAATGTTCTCTTCTCCTGCT GTACGCATATTCTCCGCTGCAAATGTTAGGCAGGAGCTCCAGGAATCTCTGAGAGACTATATTCAGGCGACTGTCGGTACAAATGGCAAAGGGAAGCTGCTGATCCCGAAGCTAGTGCAGAGCTACGCCAAGGGAGCTGTCGAGGACTCTCTGCTCGCAGACTGGATCTGCCACCACCTTGCACCTGATCAAGCCACGGTCATCCGGGACTCTTCCTCGCAGTGGAAGCAGCGGCTACTCGGAGCTCGAAGCTTCACCGTTCTCGCCTTCGACTCCAAGTTCCGGTACCTCTTCTTGCCAGACAGCTGTGGCTCCCAGAGCCAGAAGCCAGAGGCAAAGCAATCTTACAAACTTCCTGAGCCGTGTTCAGAATCAGAATAG
- the LOC100277484 gene encoding uncharacterized protein isoform X2 codes for MRQYRSQLEQEVKKLQRQLEEEVDLHVALADAVTQNVAPILKSSMKLPHKAQELLINIASLEITVSNLEKKLNDLYYQLCHERNERLLAENNQGCLPSTSSDEHQSLSTCTCTWEEHISSLRDLKFGGSESMRSMRQDLFPELEDDQDMGEDPEGQQIVSLNRLLEKHRDSSLNRLLEKHRDEEQMQESGSMENEGNENEQPDTLSFEQSILKITSIKGGNLWSNPNELSEEMVRCMRNIFLRLSESLKISPKTSSDCSSSSVERLSGSTLASFSDSSIMPSMLRSPSVDSNHNDETMKEVRNFDPYKVNGKETRRDIGNYRSAAEVSWMSVGKDQLEYASEALKKFRFLVEQLSKVNPSCMDRDQRLAFWINLYNALIMHAYLAYGVPRNDIKLFSLMQKACYTVGGQSFSAAEIEFVILKMKTPVHRPQLSLMLTLNKFKITEDHKKYSIDEFEPLLLFGLSCGMFSSPAVRIFSAANVRQELQESLRDYIQATVGTNGKGKLLIPKLVQSYAKGAVEDSLLADWICHHLAPDQATVIRDSSSQWKQRLLGARSFTVLAFDSKFRYLFLPDSCGSQSQKPEAKQSYKLPEPCSESE; via the exons ATGCGGCAGTACAGGTCGCAGCTCGAACAGGAG GTCAAGAAATTGCAGAGGCAGCTTGAAGAAGAGGTTGATCTGCACGTGGCGTTGGCGGATGCTGTTACACAAAATGTTGCGCCTATACTGAAGTCTTCTATGAAGCTTCCACACAAG GCACAGGAGCTACTGATTAACATCGCCTCCTTGGAGATTACCGTTTCAAACCTTGAAAAGAAGCTAAATGATCTGTACTACCAGCTTTGTCACGAAAGGAACGAAAGGTTACTTGCTGAAAATAATCAGGGATGCTTGCCATCTACATCCTCCGATGAGCACCAGTCATTGTCAACTTGCACGTGTACGTGGGAAGAG CACATATCATCGTTGAGAGATTTGAAGTTTGGGGGATCTGAATCAATGAGATCAATGAGACAGGACTTATTCCCCGAGCTTGAAGATGACCAGGATATGGGAGAAGATCCTGAGGGTCAACAGATAGTTTCTTTAAACAGGCTGCTAGAAAAGCACCGAGATTCTTCTTTGAATAGACTTCTTGAAAAGCATCGAGATGAAGAG CAGATGCAAGAATCTGGCTCCATGGAAAATGAAGGCAATGAAAATGAGCAGCCTGACACGTTATCCTTTGAACAGTCTATTCTAAAGATAACTAGCATAAAAGGAGGGAATCTTTGGAGCAACCCAAATGAGCTCTCTGAGGAGATGGTTCGCTGCATGAGAAACATTTTCCTACGCTTGTCTGAATCCTTGAAGATATCGCCGAAGACATCTTCTGATTGTTCATCTTCCTCCGTGGAGCGTCTATCAGGCTCCACGTTAGCATCTTTCTCAGATTCATCCATAATGCCCTCAATGCTACGGAGTCCTTCAGTTGATTCTAATCACAATGACGAGACGATGAAGGAAGTCAGGAACTTTGATCCGTATAAAGTTAATGGAAAGGAAACCCGAAGAGATATCGGAAACTATCGTTCAGCAGCTGAAGTATCTTGGATGTCTGTTGGAAAGGATCAACTAGAATATGCATCTGAAGCTTTAAAGAAGTTCAG ATTTCtagtggaacaattgtcaaagGTTAATCCTAGCTGTATGGATCGCGATCAGCGGCTAGCCTTTTGGATTAACTTATACAATGCTTTGATAATGCAT GCGTATTTGGCATACGGAGTACCTCGAAATGACATCAAGCTTTTTTCTCTGATGCAAAAG GCTTGTTACACAGTTGGCGGCCAGTCCTTCAGCGCAGCAGAAATAGAGTTTGTGATTCTAAAGATGAAGACTCCAGTTCATCGGCCCCAACTT TCTTTGATGTTGACTCTGAATAAGTTCAAGATTACTGAGGATCACAAGAAGTACTCAATCGATGAATTCGAACCCCTTCTTTTGTTCGGACTTAGCTGTGGAATGTTCTCTTCTCCTGCT GTACGCATATTCTCCGCTGCAAATGTTAGGCAGGAGCTCCAGGAATCTCTGAGAGACTATATTCAGGCGACTGTCGGTACAAATGGCAAAGGGAAGCTGCTGATCCCGAAGCTAGTGCAGAGCTACGCCAAGGGAGCTGTCGAGGACTCTCTGCTCGCAGACTGGATCTGCCACCACCTTGCACCTGATCAAGCCACGGTCATCCGGGACTCTTCCTCGCAGTGGAAGCAGCGGCTACTCGGAGCTCGAAGCTTCACCGTTCTCGCCTTCGACTCCAAGTTCCGGTACCTCTTCTTGCCAGACAGCTGTGGCTCCCAGAGCCAGAAGCCAGAGGCAAAGCAATCTTACAAACTTCCTGAGCCGTGTTCAGAATCAGAATAG
- the LOC100277484 gene encoding uncharacterized protein isoform X3, whose protein sequence is MRQYRSQLEQEVKKLQRQLEEEVDLHVALADAVTQNVAPILKSSMKLPHKAQELLINIASLEITVSNLEKKLNDLYYQLCHERNERLLAENNQGCLPSTSSDEHQSLSTCTCTWEEHISSLRDLKFGGSESMRSMRQDLFPELEDDQDMGEDPEGQQIVSLNRLLEKHRDSSLNRLLEKHRDEEMQESGSMENEGNENEQPDTLSFEQSILKITSIKGGNLWSNPNELSEEMVRCMRNIFLRLSESLKISPKTSSDCSSSSVERLSGSTLASFSDSSIMPSMLRSPSVDSNHNDETMKEVRNFDPYKVNGKETRRDIGNYRSAAEVSWMSVGKDQLEYASEALKKFRFLVEQLSKVNPSCMDRDQRLAFWINLYNALIMHAYLAYGVPRNDIKLFSLMQKACYTVGGQSFSAAEIEFVILKMKTPVHRPQLSLMLTLNKFKITEDHKKYSIDEFEPLLLFGLSCGMFSSPAVRIFSAANVRQELQESLRDYIQATVGTNGKGKLLIPKLVQSYAKGAVEDSLLADWICHHLAPDQATVIRDSSSQWKQRLLGARSFTVLAFDSKFRYLFLPDSCGSQSQKPEAKQSYKLPEPCSESE, encoded by the exons ATGCGGCAGTACAGGTCGCAGCTCGAACAGGAG GTCAAGAAATTGCAGAGGCAGCTTGAAGAAGAGGTTGATCTGCACGTGGCGTTGGCGGATGCTGTTACACAAAATGTTGCGCCTATACTGAAGTCTTCTATGAAGCTTCCACACAAG GCACAGGAGCTACTGATTAACATCGCCTCCTTGGAGATTACCGTTTCAAACCTTGAAAAGAAGCTAAATGATCTGTACTACCAGCTTTGTCACGAAAGGAACGAAAGGTTACTTGCTGAAAATAATCAGGGATGCTTGCCATCTACATCCTCCGATGAGCACCAGTCATTGTCAACTTGCACGTGTACGTGGGAAGAG CACATATCATCGTTGAGAGATTTGAAGTTTGGGGGATCTGAATCAATGAGATCAATGAGACAGGACTTATTCCCCGAGCTTGAAGATGACCAGGATATGGGAGAAGATCCTGAGGGTCAACAGATAGTTTCTTTAAACAGGCTGCTAGAAAAGCACCGAGATTCTTCTTTGAATAGACTTCTTGAAAAGCATCGAGATGAAGAG ATGCAAGAATCTGGCTCCATGGAAAATGAAGGCAATGAAAATGAGCAGCCTGACACGTTATCCTTTGAACAGTCTATTCTAAAGATAACTAGCATAAAAGGAGGGAATCTTTGGAGCAACCCAAATGAGCTCTCTGAGGAGATGGTTCGCTGCATGAGAAACATTTTCCTACGCTTGTCTGAATCCTTGAAGATATCGCCGAAGACATCTTCTGATTGTTCATCTTCCTCCGTGGAGCGTCTATCAGGCTCCACGTTAGCATCTTTCTCAGATTCATCCATAATGCCCTCAATGCTACGGAGTCCTTCAGTTGATTCTAATCACAATGACGAGACGATGAAGGAAGTCAGGAACTTTGATCCGTATAAAGTTAATGGAAAGGAAACCCGAAGAGATATCGGAAACTATCGTTCAGCAGCTGAAGTATCTTGGATGTCTGTTGGAAAGGATCAACTAGAATATGCATCTGAAGCTTTAAAGAAGTTCAG ATTTCtagtggaacaattgtcaaagGTTAATCCTAGCTGTATGGATCGCGATCAGCGGCTAGCCTTTTGGATTAACTTATACAATGCTTTGATAATGCAT GCGTATTTGGCATACGGAGTACCTCGAAATGACATCAAGCTTTTTTCTCTGATGCAAAAG GCTTGTTACACAGTTGGCGGCCAGTCCTTCAGCGCAGCAGAAATAGAGTTTGTGATTCTAAAGATGAAGACTCCAGTTCATCGGCCCCAACTT TCTTTGATGTTGACTCTGAATAAGTTCAAGATTACTGAGGATCACAAGAAGTACTCAATCGATGAATTCGAACCCCTTCTTTTGTTCGGACTTAGCTGTGGAATGTTCTCTTCTCCTGCT GTACGCATATTCTCCGCTGCAAATGTTAGGCAGGAGCTCCAGGAATCTCTGAGAGACTATATTCAGGCGACTGTCGGTACAAATGGCAAAGGGAAGCTGCTGATCCCGAAGCTAGTGCAGAGCTACGCCAAGGGAGCTGTCGAGGACTCTCTGCTCGCAGACTGGATCTGCCACCACCTTGCACCTGATCAAGCCACGGTCATCCGGGACTCTTCCTCGCAGTGGAAGCAGCGGCTACTCGGAGCTCGAAGCTTCACCGTTCTCGCCTTCGACTCCAAGTTCCGGTACCTCTTCTTGCCAGACAGCTGTGGCTCCCAGAGCCAGAAGCCAGAGGCAAAGCAATCTTACAAACTTCCTGAGCCGTGTTCAGAATCAGAATAG
- the LOC100277484 gene encoding uncharacterized protein isoform X1 yields the protein MTCVRAEDAVSPAAADDVAAALVSRGGLIQKVAAGGGRRPAGSARSLQRSAHLATGDGNAPAPAVEASCSWSGDGIGKSNGGGKRDDRHRMRQYRSQLEQEVKKLQRQLEEEVDLHVALADAVTQNVAPILKSSMKLPHKAQELLINIASLEITVSNLEKKLNDLYYQLCHERNERLLAENNQGCLPSTSSDEHQSLSTCTCTWEEHISSLRDLKFGGSESMRSMRQDLFPELEDDQDMGEDPEGQQIVSLNRLLEKHRDSSLNRLLEKHRDEEQMQESGSMENEGNENEQPDTLSFEQSILKITSIKGGNLWSNPNELSEEMVRCMRNIFLRLSESLKISPKTSSDCSSSSVERLSGSTLASFSDSSIMPSMLRSPSVDSNHNDETMKEVRNFDPYKVNGKETRRDIGNYRSAAEVSWMSVGKDQLEYASEALKKFRFLVEQLSKVNPSCMDRDQRLAFWINLYNALIMHAYLAYGVPRNDIKLFSLMQKACYTVGGQSFSAAEIEFVILKMKTPVHRPQLSLMLTLNKFKITEDHKKYSIDEFEPLLLFGLSCGMFSSPAVRIFSAANVRQELQESLRDYIQATVGTNGKGKLLIPKLVQSYAKGAVEDSLLADWICHHLAPDQATVIRDSSSQWKQRLLGARSFTVLAFDSKFRYLFLPDSCGSQSQKPEAKQSYKLPEPCSESE from the exons ATGACGTGTGTGCGCGCCGAGGACGCCGtctcgcccgccgccgccgacgacgtGGCGGCTGCCCTGGT TTCCAGGGGCGGCTTGATCCAGAAGGTGGCTGCCGGCGGCGGGCGGAGACCGGCAGGCTCGGCGCGCTCGCTGCAGCGCTCAGCACATCTGGCCACCGGGGACGGCAACGCTCCGGCGCCGGCGGTGGAGGCCAGTTGCTCCTGGTCCGGG GATGGGATAGGTAAGAGCAACGGTGGTGGGAAGAGAGATGATAGACACAGGATGCGGCAGTACAGGTCGCAGCTCGAACAGGAG GTCAAGAAATTGCAGAGGCAGCTTGAAGAAGAGGTTGATCTGCACGTGGCGTTGGCGGATGCTGTTACACAAAATGTTGCGCCTATACTGAAGTCTTCTATGAAGCTTCCACACAAG GCACAGGAGCTACTGATTAACATCGCCTCCTTGGAGATTACCGTTTCAAACCTTGAAAAGAAGCTAAATGATCTGTACTACCAGCTTTGTCACGAAAGGAACGAAAGGTTACTTGCTGAAAATAATCAGGGATGCTTGCCATCTACATCCTCCGATGAGCACCAGTCATTGTCAACTTGCACGTGTACGTGGGAAGAG CACATATCATCGTTGAGAGATTTGAAGTTTGGGGGATCTGAATCAATGAGATCAATGAGACAGGACTTATTCCCCGAGCTTGAAGATGACCAGGATATGGGAGAAGATCCTGAGGGTCAACAGATAGTTTCTTTAAACAGGCTGCTAGAAAAGCACCGAGATTCTTCTTTGAATAGACTTCTTGAAAAGCATCGAGATGAAGAG CAGATGCAAGAATCTGGCTCCATGGAAAATGAAGGCAATGAAAATGAGCAGCCTGACACGTTATCCTTTGAACAGTCTATTCTAAAGATAACTAGCATAAAAGGAGGGAATCTTTGGAGCAACCCAAATGAGCTCTCTGAGGAGATGGTTCGCTGCATGAGAAACATTTTCCTACGCTTGTCTGAATCCTTGAAGATATCGCCGAAGACATCTTCTGATTGTTCATCTTCCTCCGTGGAGCGTCTATCAGGCTCCACGTTAGCATCTTTCTCAGATTCATCCATAATGCCCTCAATGCTACGGAGTCCTTCAGTTGATTCTAATCACAATGACGAGACGATGAAGGAAGTCAGGAACTTTGATCCGTATAAAGTTAATGGAAAGGAAACCCGAAGAGATATCGGAAACTATCGTTCAGCAGCTGAAGTATCTTGGATGTCTGTTGGAAAGGATCAACTAGAATATGCATCTGAAGCTTTAAAGAAGTTCAG ATTTCtagtggaacaattgtcaaagGTTAATCCTAGCTGTATGGATCGCGATCAGCGGCTAGCCTTTTGGATTAACTTATACAATGCTTTGATAATGCAT GCGTATTTGGCATACGGAGTACCTCGAAATGACATCAAGCTTTTTTCTCTGATGCAAAAG GCTTGTTACACAGTTGGCGGCCAGTCCTTCAGCGCAGCAGAAATAGAGTTTGTGATTCTAAAGATGAAGACTCCAGTTCATCGGCCCCAACTT TCTTTGATGTTGACTCTGAATAAGTTCAAGATTACTGAGGATCACAAGAAGTACTCAATCGATGAATTCGAACCCCTTCTTTTGTTCGGACTTAGCTGTGGAATGTTCTCTTCTCCTGCT GTACGCATATTCTCCGCTGCAAATGTTAGGCAGGAGCTCCAGGAATCTCTGAGAGACTATATTCAGGCGACTGTCGGTACAAATGGCAAAGGGAAGCTGCTGATCCCGAAGCTAGTGCAGAGCTACGCCAAGGGAGCTGTCGAGGACTCTCTGCTCGCAGACTGGATCTGCCACCACCTTGCACCTGATCAAGCCACGGTCATCCGGGACTCTTCCTCGCAGTGGAAGCAGCGGCTACTCGGAGCTCGAAGCTTCACCGTTCTCGCCTTCGACTCCAAGTTCCGGTACCTCTTCTTGCCAGACAGCTGTGGCTCCCAGAGCCAGAAGCCAGAGGCAAAGCAATCTTACAAACTTCCTGAGCCGTGTTCAGAATCAGAATAG